Genomic segment of Vicinamibacterales bacterium:
GCCGGAGGGCGTGGAGATGGTGATGCCGGGCGACAGCACGAGCATCCGGGCGGAACTGATCACGCCGGTCGCGATCGAGAAGGGCTCGAAGTTCGCCATCCGCGAAGGCGGACGCACGGTGGGCGCGGGCACGGTGACGGAAATCCTGGAATAGGCGGAGATTCAGGCGC
This window contains:
- the tuf gene encoding elongation factor Tu (EF-Tu; promotes GTP-dependent binding of aminoacyl-tRNA to the A-site of ribosomes during protein biosynthesis; when the tRNA anticodon matches the mRNA codon, GTP hydrolysis results; the inactive EF-Tu-GDP leaves the ribosome and release of GDP is promoted by elongation factor Ts; many prokaryotes have two copies of the gene encoding EF-Tu) — its product is PEGVEMVMPGDSTSIRAELITPVAIEKGSKFAIREGGRTVGAGTVTEILE